From a region of the Phoenix dactylifera cultivar Barhee BC4 unplaced genomic scaffold, palm_55x_up_171113_PBpolish2nd_filt_p 002096F, whole genome shotgun sequence genome:
- the LOC103704652 gene encoding uncharacterized protein LOC103704652 yields MRDLVTRPPVQLVAWKSADVVLPFQLVAWKSEDVAAFALLQCNPSASSADPHGAAALHVAPSNGNQLGASTSLTNYPPSRFLRFVPLKGLCFHKTASPDFLKQSSFSSPSALLSFLCFLFVYNPLESELINLKKEMMDEAVGLEGSVEWAEQEGSFNSWLDKVLASDGIESPRMVEEENRPRDRPKEPDSNSKRQKIGPCTDKTEEPGPLGLILRITPSFLDLIDRKLSQKKTTPLNGPTSGTNIEKQQTRNDEFNIQPTLMKWKASNFPATKLKIGCWERKSRNEGDIVAKFYYARRKLVWEIQEERLKKKIEIQWTDISATRARFIQDQPDILEVELRQQPMFFKEVNPQPRKHTNWEACSDFTSGNATTCRRHYLEFAEGTLEKHYERLLHSDHRLLTLSQKVFASHDSQFFETVNSDMQDMCMLQPKFPPISNQPSSNWCPPHLNHIDNQGSAPTHMWTFESHDPAVGANHPLSLLTPTPRVIQMNSPSSVMECLPTMNQGASSLNPMTSYLADNFALNNGNSATDSTLNRMTQLCNQDIQSLRRVDDISERQIQQLPWDTCATPAPNFLPRRVPANTLLTHTAETENFHVPRQGQSLEEHLMSESDDLDAFAADDSRLLSSVKSIGSVIY; encoded by the exons ATGAGAGACCTCGTAACTAGGCCACCTGTCCAACTGGTCGCATGGAAGTCGGCGGATGTCGTCCTTCCTTTCCAACTGGTTGCATGGAAGTCGGAGGATGTCGCCGCTTTTGCACTGCTTCAATGTAATCCGTCTGCCTCGTCAGCGGATCCGCACGGCGCCGCCGCTCTCCACGTGGCACCGTCCAATGGGAATCAACTAGGAGCTTCGACGAGCCTAACTAACTACCCCCCTTCCCGCTTCCTTCGTTTCGTTCCCTTGAAAGGACTCTGTTTCCATAAAACGGCCTCCCCAGATTTTTTGAAACAGAGCTCCTTTTCCTCCCCTTCGGctcttctctccttcctttGTTTCCTTTTCGTTTACAATCCTTTGGAGAGCGAGTTGATTAACCTAAAGaag GAGATGATGGATGAAGCTGTTGGGTTAGAAGGAAGTGTTGAATGGGCTGAGCAAGAGGGGAGCTTTAATAGTTGGCTCGATAAGGTGCTTGCTTCTGATGGGATTGAGAGTCCTCGCATGGTTGAGGAAGAGAATAGACCTCGAGATAGGCCCAAAGAGCCAGACTCAAATTCCAAGAGGCAGAAG ATAGGTCCATGCACTGACAAGACAGAGGAACCCGGTCCTCTGGGTTTGATTTTACGCATAACTCCATCTTTCTTGGATCTCATTGATAGGAAGCTATCTCAAAAGAAGACCACTCCTCTTAATGGACCAACTTCGGGTACTAATATAGAAAAACAACAGACCAGAAATGATGAATTTAACATCCAACCCACATTAATGAAATGGAAGGCTTCAAATTTTCCTGCAACAAAACTCAAGATCGGCTGTTGGGAG AGGAAGTCAAGAAATGAAGGTGATATTGTAGCTAAGTTTTACTATGCTAGGCGAAAACTTGTTTGGGAGATACAAGAagaaagattgaaaaaaaagatTGAGATCCAATGGACCGATATCTCAGCAACCAGAGCACGATTCATACAGGATCAACCAGACATTCTGGAAGTTGAG TTAAGGCAGCAGCCCATGTTCTTTAAAGAGGTAAATCCACAGCCAAGAAAGCATACTAATTGGGAAGCTTGTTCTGATTTTACCAGTGGGAATGCAACCACATGCAG GAGGCACTATCTTGAGTTTGCAGAAGGAACTTTGGAGAAACATTATGAAAGGCTTTTACATTCTGATCATCGGCTACTTACGTTGAGTCAGAAAGTTTTTGCAAGCCATGATTCTCAGTtttttgaaaccgttaataGCGACATGCAAGATATGTGCATGCTCCAACCAAAATTTCCACCTATTTCAAATCAACCATCCAGCAACTGGTGTCCACCTCATCTGAATCATATTGACAATCAAGGGAGTGCTCCTACTCACATGTGGACCTTTGAATCTCATGATCCAGCAGTTGGTGCCAACCATCCACTTTCACTGCTGACACCAACACCCAGAGTTATACAAATGAATTCGCCAAGTTCAG TCATGGAGTGCCTACCAACTATGAATCAAGGTGCAAGTTCTTTGAATCCAATGACATCCTACTTGG CAGACAACTTTGCACTTAACAATGGCAACTCTGCAACAGATTCTACCCTGAACAGAATGACTCAGCTTTGCAATCAAGACATTCAAAGTTTGAGAAGGGTCGATGACATAAGCGAGCGACAAATCCAACAACTACCCTGGGACACCTGCGCGACTCCAGCTCCTAATTTTCTTCCTCGGCGAGTCCCTGCTAATACCTTATTAACTCATACAGCTGAAACAGAAAATTTCCATGTCCCGAGACAAGGTCAATCACTCGAGGAGCATTTAATGAGCGAGTCAGATGATCTGGATGCATTTGCTGCTGATGACTCTAGGCTTCTTTCTTCAGTAAAATCTATTGGGTCAGTCATTTACTAA
- the LOC120109379 gene encoding lon protease homolog 1, mitochondrial-like yields MGLAWTAMGGSTLYVETALVEQGEGKGALLLTGQLGDVMKESAQIAHTVARAILLQKEPDNPFFADSKLHLHVPAGATPKDGPSAGCTMITSMLSLAMKKHVKKELAMTGEVTLTGRILPIGGVKEKIIAARRSEVKTIIFPSANRRDFDELAANVKEGLEVHFVDDYNQIFELAFGSNSKPQI; encoded by the exons ATGGGTCTTGCTTGGACTGCAATGGGTGGTTCAACATTGTATGTTGAGACCGCCCTAGTGGAGCAAGGAGAAGGGAAAGGTGCACTTCTATTGACGGGTCAGCTCGGAGACGTCATGAAGGAGAGTGCGCAAATAGCTCATACCGTAGCCAGAGCAATATTGCTTCAGAAAGAACCAGACAATCCATTTTTTGCAGACTCCAAGCTCCATTTGCATGTGCCGGCTGGTGCTACCCCCAAGGATGGACCAAGTGCAGGGTGCACCATGATAACCTCAATGTTGTCTCTTGCCATGAAAAAGCATGTTAAAAAAGAACTTGCAATGACTGGTGAAGTAACATTGACAGGACGGATTCTCCCAATTGGTGGG GTAAAGGAGAAGATAATTGCTGCAAGAAGAAGTGAGGTGAAGACTATCATATTCCCATCAgctaacagaagagattttgatGAGCTTGCTGCCAATGTGAAGGAAGGCCTTGAAGTTCACTTCGTAGATGATTATAACCAAATAtttgagctggcttttggaaGCAACTCTAAGCCACAAATCTAA